The following proteins come from a genomic window of Maribacter sp. HTCC2170:
- a CDS encoding S8 family peptidase has protein sequence MKRIIFKSFLSITATALIISCGATSMVLTPVENIDTMPLKVAELSESQKKSWGHADLATDTIPGMSVNKAYAEIIGTKKGTKVIVAVLDSGIDLKHEDLDGVLWTNRKERPGNGKDDDNNGYIDDIHGYNFLGESYNEQLEYARILRLKLGDASLQANAKAKLDQENQEAVGNKQRYEQILQAVKSADSAVKQHLGKEDYTKKDVSGIKTEDQTLQQHIGVLMQMYTYEDSIPELIKQVEDGIKHFTEQLNYNLKVDFDGRKVVGDDPYDLLDTKYGNGNPQNRVEDESHGTHVAGIIAAERNNGKGANGVANNVAIMSIRAVPNGDEYDKDIALGIRYAVDNGAKIINGSFGKSFSPNAQWVYEAIKYAASKDVLIVHAAGNDGANLDDPSNPNFPNDQVNNGPEIADNLITVGALDPKYGSEMLASYSNYGAVNVDVFAPGTDIYSTVPNNKYEFMPGTSMASPAVAGVAALIRSQYPKLTAPQIKKIILESGLPTKATVILGGDPSKNNTLDKISTSGKIVNAYNALLMARTMSARK, from the coding sequence ATGAAACGAATCATATTCAAATCGTTCTTAAGTATTACTGCAACAGCACTTATAATAAGTTGTGGTGCAACATCCATGGTATTGACTCCTGTTGAAAATATAGATACCATGCCCCTAAAAGTGGCAGAATTATCTGAAAGTCAGAAAAAGTCATGGGGACATGCTGATCTAGCAACGGACACTATTCCGGGCATGAGTGTGAACAAGGCTTATGCCGAGATAATAGGCACAAAAAAAGGAACAAAGGTAATTGTTGCTGTTCTTGATTCAGGTATAGATCTAAAACATGAAGATTTAGATGGTGTTCTGTGGACAAATAGAAAAGAAAGACCGGGCAATGGTAAGGATGATGATAATAATGGTTATATCGATGATATTCATGGTTACAATTTCTTGGGAGAATCTTATAATGAACAGCTTGAATATGCTAGAATCTTAAGATTGAAGTTGGGTGATGCTAGTTTACAGGCAAATGCCAAAGCTAAGTTGGATCAAGAAAATCAAGAAGCAGTTGGCAATAAACAACGATATGAACAGATTTTACAAGCAGTAAAGAGTGCCGATTCGGCAGTAAAACAGCATTTGGGTAAGGAAGATTACACCAAAAAAGATGTGTCGGGAATCAAAACAGAAGATCAGACCCTACAACAACATATCGGCGTTTTGATGCAAATGTATACCTATGAAGATAGCATCCCAGAACTTATCAAACAGGTTGAAGACGGCATTAAACACTTTACAGAGCAATTGAATTACAACCTGAAGGTTGATTTTGATGGTCGAAAAGTTGTAGGTGATGATCCGTATGATCTTTTGGACACAAAATACGGAAATGGTAATCCTCAAAACAGAGTCGAGGACGAAAGTCATGGTACTCACGTTGCTGGAATTATTGCGGCAGAACGAAACAATGGTAAGGGTGCAAATGGCGTGGCGAATAATGTAGCCATAATGAGTATTAGAGCAGTACCCAACGGAGATGAATACGACAAGGATATTGCATTGGGTATTAGATATGCCGTCGATAATGGTGCCAAAATAATCAATGGTAGTTTTGGCAAATCTTTCTCTCCAAATGCGCAATGGGTCTATGAAGCTATTAAATATGCGGCTTCAAAAGATGTGCTGATTGTACATGCTGCAGGCAACGATGGAGCAAATTTAGATGACCCAAGTAATCCAAACTTCCCAAATGACCAAGTCAATAATGGGCCTGAAATTGCAGACAACCTAATTACCGTTGGTGCTTTAGATCCAAAATATGGTTCAGAAATGCTGGCCTCTTATTCAAATTATGGTGCTGTTAATGTAGATGTTTTTGCTCCGGGAACCGATATTTATTCAACAGTACCCAACAATAAATATGAATTTATGCCAGGTACTTCTATGGCCTCACCTGCTGTTGCAGGAGTTGCTGCTTTGATACGATCACAGTACCCAAAATTAACCGCCCCACAAATAAAAAAGATTATTTTGGAATCTGGCCTACCAACAAAAGCAACGGTAATTCTTGGCGGGGACCCTTCTAAGAACAATACATTGGACAAAATCAGTACATCGGGAAAAATAGTAAATGCGTACAACGCTTTGCTCATGGCAAGGACGATGTCAGCCCGAAAATAA
- a CDS encoding MBL fold metallo-hydrolase encodes MTLYPIETGNFKLDGGAMFGVVPKSIWNRTNPADNNNMIDMAARSLLLEDGNRLILIDTGMGNKQSDKFFGYYYQWGDHTLDNSLKKYGFHRDDITDVFMTHLHFDHCGGSIQWNKDRTSYEPAFKNAHFWTNRDHWLWATEPNVREKASFLKENLLPMQESGQLKFIEKSEKPYIEKSELGFGILFVDGHTDKQMLPHISYKEKTLVFTADLVPTAGHIPVPYVMGYDTRPLLSMAEKQLFMNDAVANEYYLFLEHDAHNQICTLKNTERGVRLDKTHTFHEVFN; translated from the coding sequence ATGACATTATACCCCATAGAGACCGGAAATTTTAAATTGGATGGCGGTGCCATGTTTGGAGTGGTGCCAAAATCTATTTGGAACAGGACCAACCCAGCTGATAATAATAACATGATCGATATGGCCGCCCGAAGCCTCTTGCTTGAAGATGGTAACCGACTCATATTGATTGATACTGGTATGGGAAATAAGCAATCTGACAAATTCTTTGGCTATTACTATCAATGGGGAGATCACACCTTGGATAATTCACTGAAAAAATATGGATTTCATAGAGATGATATAACAGATGTCTTTATGACCCATTTACATTTTGATCATTGTGGGGGAAGCATTCAATGGAATAAAGATCGCACAAGCTATGAACCTGCATTCAAGAATGCCCATTTTTGGACCAATAGAGACCACTGGCTATGGGCCACCGAGCCCAATGTGCGTGAAAAAGCATCTTTTTTGAAAGAGAATCTTTTGCCAATGCAAGAAAGTGGTCAATTGAAGTTTATTGAAAAAAGCGAAAAACCATATATAGAAAAATCAGAATTGGGTTTTGGTATTCTTTTTGTTGATGGTCATACAGACAAACAAATGTTGCCACATATTAGTTACAAAGAAAAGACCTTAGTGTTCACTGCTGATTTAGTGCCAACTGCAGGGCACATTCCTGTTCCCTATGTAATGGGTTACGATACACGGCCCCTGCTAAGTATGGCAGAGAAGCAGTTGTTTATGAATGATGCCGTTGCAAATGAGTACTACTTGTTTTTAGAACATGATGCCCATAATCAAATATGCACTTTGAAAAATACAGAAAGAGGAGTGCGGCTAGATAAAACACATACATTTCATGAAGTTTTCAATTAA
- a CDS encoding SulP family inorganic anion transporter, which translates to MSAKTNHTKTFVKALPKNIFSGFVVSLIALPLGLGLALASEAPPISGIIAAVVGGIVASILGGSNVTITGPGNGLVIVLLGAITTLGEGDMYQGFLFTLAAIVVSGVLMILLGFLKMGRLADFFPASAIEGMLAAIGLGILAKQFHIMIGHNNESGSIIGLLGKIPSGILEIFQNSDMSSVVAAGIGVVSLLIMVFYSKIRNEYFHLVPAPMWILILTVGMSYLLAALNIPYPMDGSYLINIPDDVVTNLAFPDFSKALQGDFIQAVVAITLIASIESLLSIKAVDKLDPQSRRSNVNKDLKALGLATTISGFLGGLNVVTVIARSSVNVNNGATNRSANFFHATFLVVFVLLFQEQLRRIPLAALAAILVYTGYKLATPKTITKIAKIGREQIIIFLTTLLTTLFTNLITGISAGILITFIIHAIINKDVGFFLSHMAKPNVLLYKEKDGGNFYISIKYFCTFINFYKLKSKLDVVPENEDVILDFSLCNFVDHTVMEGLENYTETFTKKGGSIEIIGLDKHEADSHHPFAIRKIIPFDKIKPIERYFTKRQKLLEATASDFDLSYNAKKNTETSFLSDFVFFRTREIPYLYNTLSDEKNRYELFDVEFTEGAFIAREVVKTTVMHINLNCEIPVFTLDKEGLLDFKYGLAGFRDIEIKNHPDFNRRFYLSGENTDAIHTMFSDDLILFLESHPYYHIESNGTSLLILKKERLLSVQEIKALLYFGQQFRELMQKKL; encoded by the coding sequence GTGTCAGCAAAAACCAACCATACCAAGACATTTGTCAAAGCATTACCCAAGAATATTTTCTCGGGTTTTGTTGTTTCTTTGATTGCACTTCCCTTAGGATTAGGACTAGCCTTGGCCAGTGAAGCTCCGCCCATTTCTGGTATTATTGCGGCAGTAGTTGGTGGCATTGTGGCTTCAATTTTAGGTGGGTCAAATGTTACCATTACCGGTCCGGGAAATGGTTTGGTCATTGTACTGCTAGGGGCAATCACTACTTTGGGTGAGGGGGATATGTACCAAGGTTTTCTTTTTACTTTGGCCGCTATAGTCGTATCTGGGGTATTGATGATTTTGCTTGGATTCCTGAAAATGGGTCGCTTGGCTGATTTTTTTCCAGCTTCTGCGATTGAGGGTATGCTCGCCGCAATTGGTTTGGGGATTTTAGCCAAACAGTTTCATATCATGATTGGACACAACAATGAAAGCGGGAGCATCATTGGACTACTTGGAAAAATACCATCTGGGATTTTAGAGATATTCCAAAATTCTGATATGTCTTCTGTAGTAGCGGCCGGTATAGGAGTGGTTAGTCTTTTGATAATGGTTTTCTATTCCAAGATCAGAAATGAATATTTTCACTTAGTGCCTGCGCCCATGTGGATTCTTATACTAACAGTAGGTATGAGTTATCTTTTGGCCGCTCTCAACATCCCTTACCCTATGGATGGTTCATATCTGATCAATATTCCTGATGATGTGGTCACAAATCTAGCATTCCCTGATTTCTCCAAGGCATTGCAAGGAGATTTTATACAGGCTGTTGTGGCAATTACCCTTATTGCAAGTATAGAATCATTACTGAGCATAAAGGCGGTTGACAAATTAGATCCACAAAGTAGAAGATCAAATGTGAATAAAGATTTAAAGGCGTTGGGGTTGGCTACTACTATAAGCGGGTTTCTGGGTGGTCTAAATGTAGTGACCGTAATTGCTAGAAGCTCGGTGAACGTTAACAATGGGGCGACTAATAGGTCTGCAAATTTTTTCCATGCAACATTTTTAGTGGTTTTTGTACTTCTTTTCCAAGAACAACTACGCAGAATTCCTTTAGCTGCCCTAGCTGCAATTTTAGTCTATACGGGTTATAAGCTTGCGACGCCGAAAACCATCACCAAGATTGCCAAAATAGGACGGGAACAAATCATCATATTCCTGACTACTCTATTAACCACTTTATTTACAAACCTTATTACGGGTATTAGTGCCGGTATCTTAATAACATTTATCATTCATGCCATAATCAATAAAGATGTTGGCTTTTTCCTTAGTCATATGGCGAAGCCAAACGTTCTTTTGTACAAAGAAAAAGATGGGGGTAACTTTTATATAAGCATCAAATACTTCTGTACTTTCATTAATTTCTATAAGCTAAAGAGCAAACTGGATGTTGTCCCCGAAAATGAAGATGTTATCCTCGATTTTTCGCTCTGTAATTTTGTGGACCACACGGTAATGGAAGGATTGGAAAACTATACCGAAACGTTCACAAAAAAAGGAGGGAGCATCGAAATAATAGGGTTAGATAAGCATGAGGCCGATTCACACCATCCTTTCGCCATTCGTAAAATCATCCCTTTTGATAAAATTAAGCCGATTGAACGCTACTTTACTAAGCGACAAAAACTTTTAGAGGCAACAGCTAGTGATTTTGATCTTTCCTATAATGCCAAAAAAAATACTGAGACAAGCTTCTTAAGTGATTTTGTGTTTTTCAGAACCCGTGAAATTCCCTATCTGTACAACACCTTATCCGATGAAAAAAATCGCTATGAATTGTTCGATGTTGAGTTTACAGAAGGTGCCTTTATAGCACGTGAAGTTGTCAAGACGACAGTAATGCACATTAATCTAAACTGTGAAATACCAGTCTTTACTTTGGATAAAGAAGGGTTGTTGGACTTTAAATACGGATTGGCAGGGTTTAGGGATATTGAAATTAAAAATCATCCTGATTTTAACAGGCGGTTTTATTTAAGTGGTGAAAATACTGATGCAATACATACTATGTTTTCAGATGATTTAATCCTCTTTTTAGAGAGCCATCCTTACTATCATATTGAATCTAACGGTACGTCTTTATTGATTCTTAAGAAAGAACGACTATTAAGCGTTCAGGAAATCAAAGCATTGCTATATTTTGGCCAACAATTCAGAGAATTGATGCAAAAAAAGTTATAA
- a CDS encoding universal stress protein codes for MQNGIHPFKTILFGFAFSPSLKVNVMETARIAYFFNAKLILLHVGEKSEEKSNKINRLLAETEHKDLDIDIQWKQGKPYDVILNACDTLKIDLLVLGALQHENMFQFYVGSIARKLTRKVCCSVLLLIKPSAVRVPCTNVVVNGLDAPDTPLAITDAFYVANALGAQQLTIVEEILQSEIHVTVEDDRSLKKANLVKERLKHREESRVRKLVSELPISLTGSVKVKTQSIFGQRGYSIGHYAEVVRADLLVMNAPTKTGILDRIFPHDLEHILSDLPTDLLIIRR; via the coding sequence ATGCAGAACGGTATCCATCCTTTTAAAACCATATTATTTGGCTTTGCTTTCTCGCCTTCACTAAAAGTGAATGTAATGGAGACCGCTCGAATCGCATATTTTTTTAATGCTAAATTGATTTTACTGCACGTAGGTGAAAAATCCGAAGAGAAATCCAATAAAATCAATCGATTACTGGCTGAAACTGAACACAAAGACCTGGATATTGATATCCAATGGAAACAGGGGAAACCATATGATGTTATTTTAAACGCATGCGATACTCTTAAAATCGACCTATTGGTTCTCGGTGCATTGCAGCATGAGAATATGTTCCAATTTTATGTAGGGTCTATTGCGCGTAAATTGACAAGAAAGGTATGCTGCTCGGTATTGCTATTGATCAAGCCATCTGCCGTACGAGTACCTTGCACAAATGTTGTTGTTAATGGTTTGGACGCTCCTGATACGCCTTTGGCAATTACCGATGCCTTTTATGTGGCCAATGCACTTGGCGCGCAACAATTGACAATCGTAGAAGAGATTCTACAAAGTGAGATACATGTTACCGTGGAAGATGACAGATCATTGAAAAAGGCAAATTTGGTCAAAGAAAGACTTAAACATCGTGAAGAATCAAGGGTTCGTAAACTTGTCTCTGAGCTGCCCATTTCACTTACCGGTTCGGTAAAAGTGAAAACCCAAAGTATTTTTGGACAAAGAGGATATTCTATAGGTCATTATGCCGAAGTAGTGAGAGCGGACCTATTGGTTATGAACGCACCTACCAAAACAGGTATTTTGGATCGGATTTTTCCGCATGACCTAGAACATATATTATCTGATTTACCAACTGACCTTTTGATAATTCGAAGATAA
- a CDS encoding cation:proton antiporter, giving the protein MIELAGIIIFGIIAQWFAWKFKIPAILPLILIGLLVGPIAAEYLSEDGTKWIEPIWNGTEGLFPGESLFHFVSLAISIILFEGGLTLKLSEIKNVGPVITKLITLGSVVTFFGAAIAAHFIFDLSWQISYLFSALIIVTGPTVITPILRNIPLKKDVSTVLKWEGILIDPVGALVAVLVFEFISVEAGGEFTKTALVEFGKIVLFGFTFGFTFAHALNFAITKNWIPHYLLNVLSLASVLGVFVLSDSFAHESGLLAVVVMGMVLGNFNSTYLKEMLYFKESLSVLLISILFILLAANINMEDLLLIYNWKTVVLFAIVVFLIRPIGVFLSTRNSKLKLNEKLFISWVGPRGIVAAGIASLFGLKLARDGVEGANYITPLVFMIVLGTVLLNATTARYIAKIVGVFLRKSEGIVIIGASQVSILIAEYLFNNDRHVVLIDNNESNINKAKALGLEAFNANIYSDALTDNIELNDVGYLMAMTGNAEINSYAINKFRNQFGENGAFRLVTSDEMKNSKDNPKEGLFSHTDDFIKLVETSRKYPKIHEIKINDQAHYERLIEVTKSDEDIIPIFLKKPGGDLKIMPSYSKEIKDIEEGYLLVYLGKPFV; this is encoded by the coding sequence ATGATCGAATTAGCGGGAATCATCATTTTTGGAATTATAGCTCAATGGTTCGCCTGGAAGTTTAAAATCCCGGCAATACTTCCACTAATTCTCATTGGTTTATTGGTGGGCCCAATAGCAGCTGAATATTTATCCGAGGACGGTACCAAGTGGATTGAACCTATTTGGAATGGTACTGAAGGCTTGTTTCCTGGAGAAAGTCTATTTCACTTTGTTTCTTTGGCCATAAGCATAATACTATTTGAAGGAGGGTTGACGCTAAAATTGAGTGAGATTAAAAATGTTGGCCCGGTCATTACCAAATTGATTACGCTTGGATCTGTTGTCACTTTTTTTGGAGCGGCTATTGCGGCACATTTTATATTTGATTTAAGTTGGCAAATTTCTTATTTATTCTCGGCTTTAATCATAGTCACAGGGCCAACGGTGATTACGCCAATTTTAAGAAACATTCCTTTGAAGAAGGATGTATCTACCGTTTTAAAATGGGAAGGTATCTTGATAGATCCCGTAGGTGCTTTGGTGGCCGTATTAGTGTTCGAATTCATAAGTGTCGAAGCAGGCGGAGAATTCACAAAAACCGCTTTGGTTGAATTTGGAAAAATTGTTTTGTTTGGTTTTACCTTCGGTTTCACATTTGCACATGCGTTGAATTTTGCAATAACCAAAAATTGGATACCACATTATCTATTGAATGTGCTTTCACTTGCGTCAGTGCTTGGTGTTTTTGTATTATCAGATAGTTTTGCACATGAATCCGGCCTTTTGGCAGTGGTAGTTATGGGGATGGTACTTGGTAATTTCAATTCGACTTATTTAAAAGAAATGCTCTACTTCAAAGAATCTTTAAGTGTGCTTCTTATTTCCATTCTCTTTATTCTTCTGGCGGCAAATATTAATATGGAAGACCTTTTATTGATATATAATTGGAAAACGGTCGTGCTTTTCGCTATCGTTGTTTTTCTTATTAGACCAATAGGTGTTTTTCTTAGTACCAGGAATTCAAAACTCAAATTGAATGAAAAACTATTTATCAGTTGGGTGGGTCCTAGAGGTATTGTCGCAGCAGGTATCGCCTCCTTATTTGGATTGAAATTAGCAAGAGATGGAGTAGAAGGGGCTAACTACATTACCCCTTTGGTATTTATGATTGTACTTGGCACCGTGTTATTGAATGCAACCACTGCAAGGTATATTGCAAAAATAGTTGGTGTTTTCTTGAGAAAATCTGAAGGAATTGTAATTATAGGTGCCTCCCAGGTATCAATTCTAATAGCCGAGTATCTATTTAACAATGATCGTCATGTTGTCTTGATCGATAACAATGAATCAAATATCAATAAAGCAAAGGCATTGGGATTGGAAGCGTTTAACGCCAATATCTATTCAGACGCGTTAACAGATAATATAGAGCTTAATGATGTTGGATATTTAATGGCGATGACGGGAAATGCTGAAATAAACAGTTATGCGATTAATAAATTTCGAAATCAATTTGGTGAAAATGGAGCATTTAGATTGGTCACTTCAGATGAAATGAAAAATTCAAAGGACAACCCAAAAGAGGGATTGTTTTCGCATACTGATGACTTTATTAAATTGGTAGAAACGAGTAGGAAATATCCAAAAATCCATGAAATTAAGATAAATGATCAAGCACATTACGAACGTCTTATCGAGGTCACTAAAAGTGATGAAGATATTATTCCAATATTCTTGAAAAAACCTGGTGGTGATTTAAAAATTATGCCATCTTATAGCAAGGAAATCAAGGATATAGAAGAAGGATATTTATTGGTTTATTTGGGAAAACCATTTGTTTGA
- the lepA gene encoding translation elongation factor 4, protein MKKIRNFCIIAHIDHGKSTLADRLLDFTGSVTEREKKEQLLDSMDLERERGITIKSHAIQMEYTYKGEEYILNLIDTPGHVDFSYEVSRSIAACEGALLVVDAAQSIQAQTISNLYLALENDLEIIPVLNKVDLPSANPEEVTDDIVDLLGCEAEEVIPASAKTGIGIGEILEAIIERIPAPTGNPEESLQALVFDSVYNPFRGVETYFRVINGEIKKGQKIKFVATDKSYFADEVGTLKLTQHPKQVIKTGDVGYLITGIKDAREVKVGDTITDSANPTKNAIEGFEDVKPMVFAGIYPVDTEDFEELRSSMEKLQLNDASLVFAPESSAALGFGFRCGFLGMLHMEIIQERLEREFDMTVITTVPNVSYHAFTRKDPDVPLIVNNPSDLPDPSTVDRVEEPYIKATIITKSDFVGNVMSLCIEKRGLITNQTYLTTERVELNFDMPLAEIVFDFYDRLKTVSKGYASFDYAPIGMRTSKLVRVDILLNSQPVDALSALIHADNATNIGKKMCEKLRQLIPRQQFDIPIQAAIGAKIISRETIKALRKDVTAKCYGGDISRKRKLLEKQKKGKKRMRQVGNVEIPQQAFMAVLKLND, encoded by the coding sequence TTGAAGAAAATAAGAAACTTCTGCATAATTGCACATATTGATCACGGCAAAAGCACCTTGGCCGATAGGCTGTTAGATTTTACTGGTTCCGTTACGGAACGGGAAAAGAAAGAACAGCTATTAGATAGTATGGATCTTGAGCGTGAGCGTGGCATTACTATAAAAAGCCATGCTATACAAATGGAGTACACTTATAAAGGAGAAGAATACATTTTAAATTTAATCGATACTCCGGGCCATGTTGATTTTTCTTATGAAGTTTCTCGATCAATAGCAGCATGTGAAGGAGCGCTGCTGGTTGTGGATGCCGCCCAAAGCATTCAGGCGCAAACGATAAGTAACCTTTATTTGGCGTTGGAAAATGACCTTGAGATTATACCTGTTTTGAATAAGGTTGATTTGCCAAGTGCTAATCCTGAGGAAGTAACCGACGATATAGTGGACCTTTTAGGTTGTGAGGCAGAGGAAGTTATTCCTGCAAGCGCAAAAACCGGAATTGGTATTGGGGAAATTCTAGAGGCTATTATCGAACGTATTCCGGCACCTACTGGAAACCCGGAGGAATCCTTACAGGCATTGGTCTTTGATTCCGTCTATAATCCATTTAGAGGGGTAGAAACCTATTTTAGGGTTATTAATGGCGAAATCAAGAAAGGACAAAAAATAAAATTTGTTGCTACTGATAAGAGCTATTTTGCAGATGAAGTTGGCACTTTGAAATTAACCCAACACCCTAAACAAGTTATCAAAACTGGGGATGTAGGTTATTTAATAACAGGGATTAAAGACGCCAGAGAAGTAAAGGTTGGTGATACCATTACCGATTCGGCCAACCCAACGAAAAATGCCATCGAGGGGTTTGAGGATGTGAAACCCATGGTGTTTGCTGGAATATACCCGGTTGATACTGAGGATTTTGAAGAATTACGTTCTTCTATGGAAAAGCTTCAGCTGAACGATGCTTCTTTGGTCTTTGCGCCAGAAAGTAGTGCTGCTCTTGGTTTTGGTTTTCGCTGTGGTTTCTTGGGAATGCTTCATATGGAAATCATCCAAGAACGTTTAGAGCGTGAATTTGATATGACTGTCATTACCACAGTTCCCAACGTAAGTTACCACGCTTTTACGCGTAAAGATCCCGATGTCCCATTAATCGTTAACAATCCTTCTGATCTTCCTGACCCCTCAACTGTTGATCGTGTAGAAGAGCCTTACATAAAGGCGACCATAATTACCAAATCTGATTTTGTGGGCAATGTTATGTCGCTCTGTATTGAAAAAAGAGGATTAATTACAAATCAAACATATTTAACTACCGAAAGGGTAGAGCTTAATTTTGATATGCCATTGGCAGAAATTGTTTTTGATTTTTATGATCGGTTGAAAACCGTTTCAAAAGGTTATGCGTCTTTTGATTATGCTCCTATAGGTATGCGCACTTCTAAACTGGTACGCGTAGACATATTATTGAACTCTCAACCAGTTGATGCCTTATCTGCCTTAATTCACGCCGACAATGCAACGAATATTGGCAAGAAAATGTGCGAGAAATTAAGACAACTCATTCCTCGTCAACAATTTGATATTCCAATACAAGCTGCTATTGGTGCAAAAATCATTTCTAGAGAAACCATAAAAGCGCTTCGTAAAGATGTTACTGCCAAATGTTATGGCGGAGATATTTCTCGTAAACGTAAGCTACTGGAAAAACAGAAAAAGGGTAAAAAACGCATGCGACAGGTGGGGAATGTAGAAATTCCACAACAAGCCTTTATGGCCGTTCTAAAACTAAACGACTAA